ATCTCATAGTATTTCATCAACAAACCACCAGCAAATACCGCTACTGAGGTTAACATATCTGTAATAAGGTGTAGGTAAGCAGATCTCATATTAAGGTTGTGATCTGCATCTTTTCTTAATAACAAAACACTTAAACCATTTGCTAAAATTGCAATTAATGCGAGCCATATAACCAGATTACTCTCTATTTCTGCGGGGTTATTTAACCTTTTAACGGCTTCTATAGCCAGAAAAAAAGCAATGACAATTAAAGTCGAGGAATTGATAAAAGCTGCAATAATTTCGGCCCTTTTGAAACCAAAAGTTTGATGTAGTGTTTGTTTTTTCTTGTTTACTAATAGATTGGCTGAGTAACTTATTATCAATGAAATAACATCAGACAAGTTATGAACCGCATCAGAAATTAAAGCCAAACTACCCGAAATAATACCTCCAATAATCTGAGATATCGTAATGATAATATTAAGTACTATGGAGAATAGTAATCTGTTACCCGATAATTGGCCATGTGAATGTGAATGCTGATGACCCATTTGAAATTAGCAGTTTTCTGTAGGAATTTTATCTATTCTTTTTTGATGCCTTCCTCCTTCAAAATCAGTACTTATAAATGTTTTTACAAATTCAATACTGTCATCGAGAGAAACAAAGCGCGCCGGAATACTCAAAATATTAGCATTATTGTGCTGCCTTGCTAGGGCTGCCAATTCCTTATTCCAGCAAAGTGCAGCTCTTATTTTTTTATGATGATTTG
This DNA window, taken from Lutimonas zeaxanthinifaciens, encodes the following:
- a CDS encoding cation diffusion facilitator family transporter codes for the protein MGHQHSHSHGQLSGNRLLFSIVLNIIITISQIIGGIISGSLALISDAVHNLSDVISLIISYSANLLVNKKKQTLHQTFGFKRAEIIAAFINSSTLIVIAFFLAIEAVKRLNNPAEIESNLVIWLALIAILANGLSVLLLRKDADHNLNMRSAYLHLITDMLTSVAVFAGGLLMKYYEIYWLDAVLTIIISLYLFYMSWSIFIDSLKILMLFAPKGLEIQAIQDEITALPEIENIHHVHIWQLNDHDIHFEAHIEFEKDIKLSEFDEICSRVELILFEKFHINHSNLQPEYERDDHKDFIIQD